AAAGTCATTTCACGGCCGGTGGTCACTTTGCCACACTGAGGCCTGCCGAATTGTTTGCGCTCTCCCCGGCACTTGACTCCCTGGTCAGGGTGGAAGGAGAGCACAGCATTCTTGATCTGGTAAATCATCTTCAAATTCAAAAGGGAAAAGACTGGACCAGGGTGACAGGCATCTCCTACAGGGATCACGGAACCCTGGTGAATAATGCCTCCCGTGCCCTGGAGCCTGATCTGGATAACTTCCCCTACCCCTTTCGTTCAGACTTTAAAGAATACGCGCTTGAAAAAAAATATACCACCCTGTTAGCCGGAAGGGGTTGCCTTCATAATTGCGCCTTTTGCGACATCAGGGAATTCTATAGCCAGGCAGCCGGTCCGGTCAAGCGGATCAGAAAGCCCGAAAAGGTTGTGGAGGAGATGGCCTTCCTGCACCAGGAACACCATTGCAGAATTTTTCTCTTTCAGGATGATGATTTTCCGGTACTTACCAACAGAACCTCTGTCTGGGTGGAGGAATTCTGCAAAGCTCTGAAGGAACAGAAACTGATTGGAAAGATCCTGTGGAAAATCAATTGCCGTACCGATGAAGTGGAGCGGGAAGTATTTGAGCTGATGAAAATGCATGGCCTTTATAAAGTGTATCTGGGAATTGAAGATGGCACCGATACCGGACTGAGGCGGATGAACAAGCGGCTCCTGGTGTCTGATAACCTGGAGGCTGTTCAGACACTGAAAGACCTGGCCATCCGTATAGATTATGGCTTTATGCTCTTCCAGCCCTCCTCCACCTTCCACTCCATAAACGAAAACCTCGCATTCCTCGAAGAGATATGCCGCGATGGCTATATGCCTGTAACCTTCCTGAAAATGATGCCTTACCTGGGCACCAGGATTGAGAAGGACCTTAGAAAAGAGGGACGCTTGAAGGGGCAGCCCGGGTTTTTAGATTACGATTTCCCCGATCCGGCCATGGATAACTTTTATGCATTTACAGACAAAGTTTTTAATATCTGGATCCATGCAGGAGACGGACTGGGTAACTATTTGAAATGGGTAATAAACTACCTGGCTGTATTTACCTTCTTCCATGGATCCTTTGAAGGAATTGAACGCAGCTCGGAAAGCATCCGGAAGCTGGTGGCCGATTCCAACAACTTTATCATTCAGACCATGAAGGAGCTATCATCCCTTTTTGAATCCGGAAAATCCGGCCCGCAAATGGATAAGGCCCTGGATAGGGTAAAAAGCTCCATCGGGAAAAAACACCAGAGCGCCCTGAAAGAGGCCGCTGCTTTACTGGAGCAAATCGAAATATATTACCTGACCCGGGATATCTTTATGGAATGACCTGCTTTTAAAAAACAATAAACCGGAACAGATGTTAATACAGAAATATGGACTGGTAACACCCTGTTCCCTAAATTGGTGCTGTCAGGCAAAAAATGAAAAACCCAACTATGAAGAAAAAGAGCTTGAGGACATTAGTAATCACTATACTTCTGTTCCTGCTGGTGATGCCCGGAGTGTCGCAGGAAAGCAGAGTAAAGATTTATAGTGCAAATTCGGACACCACCGCCTGTGGACCAATGGTCTCCGCTTACAGGGATTTTTTCAGGATCAAACTTTACAATGATGCCCTGGTCAACTGGCGTCCTGTCTTTAGAGATTGCCCGTCATTCAGCGAAATGATCTATGTCGATGGAGTCACTATGTACCGCTCCTTCATAGAGCTTGCACCGGAAGGTCCGGTCAGGGAGGGCCTTATCGATACCCTGATGCTCATTTACGACCGAAGGATGGAAAATTTCCTGGGAGAAGGAAATGTGCTGGGTCGTAAGGGAAGAGATCTGCTCAACTACCGGGGATCGGATATAGAACAGGTTCAGAAGGCCCACACGATGCTTAGAAGGAGCATCGAGCTTCAGGGAGTGAAATCCCTGGAAACCACCATGGTCCTCTGCATGTCCTCTGGAATTGCACTGAAAAAAGAAGGTGTGATAGATGAGAAGCAAGTCCTTGAGGATTATCTGATGGTACTGAGCAACCTGATCCGGCTCCAGAAAGAGAGCTCGCGTTGGGACAGGGCCAGGACCGCTATCGATGAAATGATCTTCAGAGAGGACATTGTTTCCTGTAAAGCGCTCGACCGTTACTACGAAGCAATATTTGAAGAGAACCAGGATGATCTTGCTTTCCTGGAGACCGTAATCTCCTCCTATCATAATGCGGGATGCGACCGTTCAGAGTTTTTTGCGGTCGCTTCAGAGAATCTTTACAGACTTGAACCTGGTCCTGAATCCGCTCATAATGTGGCTATCCGGTTTATTTCTGTAAACGATCTTGAAAAGGCAGCCAAATACCTGAAAGAGGCCGTGCAGGCAGAGACCATCGACCCGGAAACCAAGGCCCAATGGTATTATGAACTATCTGTGGTGAGCATGGCTCTTCAGGACAATTGCCAGGCCATCGTCTATGCCCGTGAGGCCATTAAACTGAAGAGTGATTTCGGGCAGGCCTATATCCTCCTCGGAGATGCCTTCATTGCATCCCGGAACGGCCTGGGTGATGAGTTTCAGCAACGCACGGCTTACTGGGCTGCAGCTGATAAGTATGCCAGTGCTGCCTCCATGGAGCCCTCTCTTGCAGAAGAGATCAACATAAAACTAAAAGAGTCTGCCAGCCAGTATCCCGGCAATGAGGATATCTTCTTCCATGATATCAAAGAAGGAGAGCAGTTTATTGTAGGCGGATGTATCAATGAAAAAACCACCGTCCGGGCAAGGAAAGAACTTTAAAAACAGTCCTGACGGAGAAAACAGGAAAGTGTTGACTTACAGATCCAGGGTCAGCCCGATCATGGCAAAGGGCATAAAGGCAGGCTGGTAGATGATTTTGTTAGCATCCTTGTAGGTAAAAGGTTCATCGTCATTTTCGATGTCATTTCTCGGGTTCACATTGTCATCATCCGGACTGTAGGAGGTGTCATGACCATGCAAGGTACTCGGCAAATAATAATCGAGTCCTGCAGCTATCACCAGGTTCAGATTACCAGACATGCTAAAATGACTTTCAATCCCAGCTCCTGCTCCCCATTGCCGGGAGACCACATCAAATTCTTCGTTCCCGCCTATATATGCGAAATTTCCCTTGAAGGAAGATCCTCTTGGTCCAAGTATAAGGTAAGAATGCTTTAATCCGAAAATTGATTTTGGAAACAGGAAATCAAATCTGTAATCGATCGATCGGCCCGACTTTTCCGGCGTTCCATTGGTATTATTGTTAATGAAAACTCGACGGGCATCCATGGCCCTTCCCGGATTGATAAAGCTGTAGCCAACTCCTACCCTGAGTTCAAACGGGAGATGCACATTATGCAGGGTCAGGTTGCCCTGTATCCCATATCCACGGTTATACCCGCTTAAGACCCCTGCAGATAAGCTGGAAGGACTTTTGTCTTTTTCCTGAGCACTGGCAAATGACCCTAAGCCCATCAATAATATAAGCAGTGCAAAAAAGATCTTTCCTGTTTTCATCCTGTTATGTTTTAGAAACGCGACAATTCTTAAATGGCCCATGTAAAACGCAAAAACCCGAAAGATGTTTTCTCATTCGCTCACTTTTCAGAATCAAGTCCAAAAGTCATTACATTTGAAACCATGAACCGATCCGACTACTCCTATTTCAACGGTGACCTGGTACCCTACGGGGATCTGAATCTGCATATAAGCGATTTGCTATTTCAAAGGGGATATGGCGTTTTTGACTTCTTTCGCTGCCGGAACGGGAGCATCCCCTGGCTGGAGGACTATGTGAAAAGACTTTTCAGCTCCCTGGAGTATTCGGCTATTGAACTGGATCTGGACCAGGAACAGTTTATTTCCCTGATTCACGAACTTCAACAAAAGAACAGATTGATAAACAGTGCATTCAAGGTGATTATCACAGGGGGCTATTCCGAGAGCCTGGAATCAGTTACCGGCCGGGCAAACATCATGGTCCTGAACATCCCCTGGAACAAACCACCCGATGAGACCTTCGAGAATGGAGTACAGCTGATCCGGGAAGAATTTGTCCGCCCCAACCCCGAGCTTAAATCACTTTATTACCTCAACACCCTGAAACTTCAAAAAAAAATGAGGGAGTACAAGGCCGTGGATGTCTTGTTCCATACCGATCGGATCTCTGAAGCTTCACGTGCCAATCTCTTTTTTATAAAGAGTGGTCGTATATATACCCCCGCCAGCAACATACTCAAAGGGATCACACGAAAGCAGATACTGTCGCTGTTCCCGGAGATCCGGGTGGAAGACATTGAGGCCCGCTTCCTTTACGATTTCGATGAACTCTTTCTGACCAGTACCTCCAGGGATGTAACCCCGGTAGTATCGGTGGAAGGACAAAAAATCGGCAAAGGCACCCCGGGGCCCCTCACCCGGGAAATCCAGGCGGCATTCCGTGCAGAAGGGTGGTAGAGAGCGGGATATCTTTGCTGAGACACTGTCTCCCCCGGTAATTTTTCAATGAATTCTGGACTCGATTGACATCCGCACCCCAGGGATGTAACTTGCATTGAATCCATGCAAATCATAAATGCCTGAAAAGTCCGTTATACTTTCACAGTGAAAACATTTAAAGCCATGCATTATGAAAAATCTTGTTTTCCTGCTATTCCTGAGTATCTCAGCAGTAGCATATTCGCAGGTTATTACTGAAGAAGAACTCACCTTGATGCTTGTAAGTGCACAGGAAAAATGTGCCGGTGCTCACGAAAGTGTTGTACTCCGGAGCAATGAGGAGTTTGCAAAGACCATCTGGGGCAAAAAAATCAGATTTAACAATGCCCATATTAACCGCTTCTTCAGCCATTCGGCCGGAGAAAAGGTTTCAGCCGGAGTAGATTTGTTTAAAAGTAATCCGAAAGACTGGGTGTATTCATTTGATCAGCAAGAGGCCGCAGAGCTTTTTAAAGGAAATGGAGTCGGGGTAACGGAATCTTACAATACCCTATGGATCAAGGCCAGGCAGAATATACTGCATGCAGAAGTTGAGAAGGAGGGGCGAAAACTCACCCTCGAATTATACTGCCCCCATGACAGCTTCCTGGAGTTGCTCCGGATCGGAAAGACTCAGAGTATCGAATTTTTAATCACCGGATACAAAGGGAGTACAACTTTCAATAGCCACATATACGGGGTGTTGACCGATGTTCACGCCGAAAAGCAGGTGCTCACCTGTGAGAACGGACATGAATTTGATAAAGCACTGGGATATAAATTCTGTCCCACCTGCGGGAAGCCTTTAGAATAATCCTCCTGTTCCCGGATAGGCTTACAAAAAGCAACGCTGTCACAGTGTAGTGATTTGAAGCTGACTCCCAGCTCAGAAATCCCGGTAATATAAACGGTGCAACCCTTTCTCCTGGTTAGCTGTCCTTATATATGAAGAAAAAATTCCATCGAATCGGACCACTAAAACCCGGCCTATGAACAGAACTATTTTATTAGGACTGGCCTTGCTCGTGCTGTCAGCCGGGCCATCCTGTACCAGCACACAGAAGATCTCAGTTGAAGAACAGAGACGTGGACTGCTGCTTATGGAAGGAGAGCAGATTTATAAGAACAGGGGATTCTATAAAGCAAAAAAGAGTAAAAAGCAGCGCAGGAAAACCCTGAAAGCCTCCCGGAGAAAATATAAAAGATAATCCCGGGCTTACCAGTTGTAATCGTTTTTATAATCCCGGATATAGGCGGTCAGCAAGGAAACCAGAGCATCCAGGCTTTTTGAGGTCTCATTCACCAGCCCGATTGCGGCCTTCCATTTTTTCAAAACAGGAAACAGACCGGTGAACAGGTACCCGGAGAAGGCCCTTTTCGAATCACAGAATAAGTCATAAATTTGGCTTGCAGAACATGAAAATTACGAAAGACATAACGATCGAGGACCTTGTAAACCAGAAAACGGCTGCGGTGCGTTACCTTAGCGAAAAGGGGATCAAATGCATTGCCTGCGGCGAACCCATATGGGGCACCCTGGAAGAAGCGGCCAAACAGAAAGGATTCGGAGAAGAGGATATTGAAGGCTTTGTCAGGGACCTGAATGCGCTTTAGGAGCATTCGCAAGTACGAAAGAGATCCTCATTCCCGGCCAGCAATACTGGCCAGAACATACCACATGGCATAGGCCTTGCGATTGGCCGTTATATGCTGTGAATTGTGCGCTCCGTAAGAGACCGAACCACCCGGGGATGTTCTGTTTTCGTAATAGCCGGCACCAACGCTATGGCTGTTCTGCCAGTCTGCATAGAAGTTACCTCCCGTGGAAGAGTCTCCATCATCACCGGCATCTTCCCAGTAGTTTCCATCCATGTCATGGGTATCAATGCCATAGTAATCCAGACAGTAAAAATTGTTATCCCTGCAGTAATCAAGAATCAGATCTGCCTGGTTTTTCGGCTTCCCGTCGCCCACATTATCATCTTTGTTGGCATGGCCCGTCATAAATATGAAGCTCACGGAATTCTCCCTTTGTCCGTTCCCGGTACCAATCTTGCTTCCGCCTTTGCCGTATTCGTTGATCAGAGTCTGCATTCCCGGGAGGTAATTACCCTCGACGTCATGCCCGGCAATATTGCACCAACTCCACATCACCACATTTATTTCTGAATTGTCCAGGTCATCCAGGTAGTTCCGGGTGGCCTGAATAAATGCAGTTTCATTCTGGCTAAGATCAGCCGCACTAACCCCCGGTGCGGCATAAGCTGCCAGGACATTGTCTCTGAAGTCAAGTTTTCCGGCCTGCGGATTATTATTCGTTATGGCATACCTGTCCGCATCCCCTGCTTTGTAGCCCGGCAACCCGAACATGCCGTAAGAGACATGTGTACCATGAGAGGTGTGCTGATAAGCAATATGAAGATTTTCGCGGGCTGCATTAATATATTCATCCGGGACAGACCGGAGGATATCTTCGAAAGCGATGGTATGGTCTGCAATCACGGCATTTTCTCCCTTAATAAATTCAGCATCAGGATCATCTTTTTCGCAGGATGAAAAAACAAACGCAAAAAGAGATGTAAGTACCAGAATATATGAAATTTTCTTCATTTCGCTTGTTTTGATTTTTAATGAGTTTGTTAAGAGTTAAACGTTTCAAGGAAATGATTAGTATCCTCAGGGAGCAATTCCCGGGCCTTATGCTTGTAGCAATCCGGAGACTGCCAGGAGGATATTCAAAAATGAAGGTGCCCGCTTACACCCCGAACTGCATTTCACTCAGGTTTTTATAGATGCCGTCAGCTAATTTCATCAACTGCACGTGGGTGCCCTGCTCAGCAATTTTCCCCTGATCGATCACCACAATATTATCTGCCTTCCGAATGGTGGATAGCCGGTGAGCAATGACAATGGAAGTCCGACCCACCATTAATTTCTCCAGTGCATCCTGCACCCATTTTTCTGATTCCGAGTCGAGCGAAGAGGTGGCCTCATCGAGTATCAGGATCCTGGGATTCTTCAATACGGCCCTGGCTATGGCAATGCGCTGGCGTTGTCCGCCGGATAACTGAGTGCCCCGTTCTCCCACCCGGGTATCCAGTGTATCAGGGAACCTGTTAATAAACTCCATGGCATTGGCCTGCCGGGCGGCATCCAGGATCTCCTCATCGGTAGCCGAGGGTTTCCCATAAGCTATGTTCTCTTTGATGGTCCCTCCAAACAGAAAAATATCCTGAGGAACCAGAGAGATCTGACTCCTTAACACAGATAGGGGAATGTCATGGCAGTCGGTGCCGTCATAGAACAGCTCTCCTTTTTCCGGATAATGGAGCATCAGGAGCAGGGAGGCCAGTGTGGTTTTTCCAGCGCCGCTGGAACCCACGAAAGCAATCAGTTGATTGGGATCGATATTCAGGCTGATATTCTGAAGCACTGCCTCTTCCCGCCTGGAAGGGTAGGAAAAACTAAGGTTTTTCAGCTGAATGCTGCCTTCCAGCTGGAATTCTTCTCTGATCTCACCAGGTTCTTCCAGCTTTTCCTCCCCTTCGTCAAAGAGTTCAAACAGGTCTTCGGTGGCCCCGATGAATCTTTGAATATTGGTGAACAGGTTGGCCAGTCCTCCGATATTTCCTCCTACAAACACCGAATAAATGACAAAGGAGAAAAGATCGCCCGAAGCCAGTTCGCCCATAGCCATTAAGCGCG
The genomic region above belongs to Bacteroidales bacterium and contains:
- a CDS encoding ABC transporter ATP-binding protein; its protein translation is MAEPPKRKITREGLRNSLKLYSYIRPFQGEYLLGMFFLLGSSLTSLAFPKLLGDLVNSGNEGSLEQAINQTALLLGILILIQSVFSYFRVILFVNVTEKSLASLRGSTYNHLIKLPIRFFELRRVGELNSRISADVALLQETLTTTLAEFIRQIVIIIGGTVLLALTSVKLTLFMLAILPPMMVLARIFGRFIRRYSKEVQKQVAESNTVVEETLQGIQSVKAYTNEYLEMNRYKKLTIEIAALGMKSGKYRGAFSSFIIFGIFGAISAVVWQGSRLMAMGELASGDLFSFVIYSVFVGGNIGGLANLFTNIQRFIGATEDLFELFDEGEEKLEEPGEIREEFQLEGSIQLKNLSFSYPSRREEAVLQNISLNIDPNQLIAFVGSSGAGKTTLASLLLMLHYPEKGELFYDGTDCHDIPLSVLRSQISLVPQDIFLFGGTIKENIAYGKPSATDEEILDAARQANAMEFINRFPDTLDTRVGERGTQLSGGQRQRIAIARAVLKNPRILILDEATSSLDSESEKWVQDALEKLMVGRTSIVIAHRLSTIRKADNIVVIDQGKIAEQGTHVQLMKLADGIYKNLSEMQFGV
- a CDS encoding radical SAM protein, which gives rise to MNSNSVVFIAFQERENLGIGYMHAILSGAGYKVSTIDVRKDKAEILEELRELDPILVGFSVIFENHICDFQELIAYLRSGGIQSHFTAGGHFATLRPAELFALSPALDSLVRVEGEHSILDLVNHLQIQKGKDWTRVTGISYRDHGTLVNNASRALEPDLDNFPYPFRSDFKEYALEKKYTTLLAGRGCLHNCAFCDIREFYSQAAGPVKRIRKPEKVVEEMAFLHQEHHCRIFLFQDDDFPVLTNRTSVWVEEFCKALKEQKLIGKILWKINCRTDEVEREVFELMKMHGLYKVYLGIEDGTDTGLRRMNKRLLVSDNLEAVQTLKDLAIRIDYGFMLFQPSSTFHSINENLAFLEEICRDGYMPVTFLKMMPYLGTRIEKDLRKEGRLKGQPGFLDYDFPDPAMDNFYAFTDKVFNIWIHAGDGLGNYLKWVINYLAVFTFFHGSFEGIERSSESIRKLVADSNNFIIQTMKELSSLFESGKSGPQMDKALDRVKSSIGKKHQSALKEAAALLEQIEIYYLTRDIFME
- a CDS encoding aminotransferase class IV codes for the protein MNRSDYSYFNGDLVPYGDLNLHISDLLFQRGYGVFDFFRCRNGSIPWLEDYVKRLFSSLEYSAIELDLDQEQFISLIHELQQKNRLINSAFKVIITGGYSESLESVTGRANIMVLNIPWNKPPDETFENGVQLIREEFVRPNPELKSLYYLNTLKLQKKMREYKAVDVLFHTDRISEASRANLFFIKSGRIYTPASNILKGITRKQILSLFPEIRVEDIEARFLYDFDELFLTSTSRDVTPVVSVEGQKIGKGTPGPLTREIQAAFRAEGW